The bacterium DNA window CTGGCCGAGGCCGTGGCCAACCTGTCCCGCTGGTTCGAGGACCTGAACCTGGTGCGCGCTTTCAGCGCACCATCCGATTCGGGCGAGGAGCCCCCCCTGTCCCTGCGCACGCTGCTGCGCTCACTGGCTGCGGGAGGAGAGGACAAGAACATCCCACCACCCCTGGCCGGGCAATTGTTCCAAGGTGCGCTCAAGGGGACGCCCCTGCCGTTTTCCATCCTGCAGAAAGCCCTCGAACGCACGCGGGCCGAGATTGGCCGGCTGGCTGCGGATGGTCTCGAAGGCTATACGGCCCGTCAGCGCCAGGAGGCCCGGGCTGCCCTGATCAAGGCCGTGCTCAACGGACGAAAACGTATTCATCCCCAGACTACACCTTACCCGGAGGTATTGCCCGAAATGGATGCCAACAACACCAACCCCGGCTACCTGCTCGGCCGCCTGATGGCGGTGATCGAACGCATGCAGCAACTGGCGCTGGGAGAGGTCAACGCCTCGGTGGTCGACCGCTTCTTCAGCGGCGCCTCGGCCACCCCGGCGGTGGTCTTTCCACGCCTGCTCAAGAACCTGCGCCACCACGCTTCCAAAGCCAAAGACAACGAGCGCTCCAGAGGCAGCGCCACCTGGCTGGAGCGTCAGGTGGATGACATCCTGGCCGGCCTGAGCGGTTTTCCGCCACACCTGAGCCTGGAGGAACAGGGCCTTTTCGTGCTGGGCTATCATCAGCAGCGCCATCAGCTCTGGAAGAAACGGGGCGACAGCCCCGAGCCGCCCGCCGGACAGGCCGGGCAATAACATGTTTGATGGCATCCAATCATTCTGAATTTTACATCTTTTGACACTCATGGAGACAAAAATGAATCCCATCGACCGCCGCTACGATTTCGTCCTGCTGTTCGACATAGTCAACGGGAACCCCAATGGCGACCCGGATGCCGGCAACTCCCCCCGCATCGACCCGGAGACCGGCCTGGGCCTGGTGTCGGACGTGTGCCTCAAGCGCAAGGTGCGTAACTTCATCTGCCTGGCCCAGCGCGAGGCGGACGGCAGCCCGAAAGCTGGCTACGACATCTACGTGAAGGAGAAAGCGGTGCTCAACCAGCAGCACCAGCGGGCCTATGACGCACTGGGGCTGAAACCGGACGCCAAGGGCAAGGACAAGGCGAGCATGATCTCGGATACCCGGGCCTGGATGTGCCAGACCTTTTTCGATATCCGGATGTTCGGGGCCGTGATGACCACCGGAATCAATTGCGGGCAGGTGCGCGGCCCGGTGCAGATCGCTTTCTCCCGCTCGGTCGACCCGATCACCCCGCTCGAGCAGTCCATCACCCGCATGGCCGTGACCACGGAGGCCGAAGCCGAGGCCCAGTCCGGCGACAACCGCACCATGGGACGCAAGGAAATCGTGCCCTACGGACTGTACGTGGCCCACGGTTTCGTCTCGCCGTTCCTGGCCGCGGACACCGGGTTCTCGGACGCGGACCTGCAACTACTCTGGACCGCGCTGATGAACATGTTCGAGCTGGACCGTTCCGCCGCCCGCGGCGAGATGTCGGCGCGCAAGCTGGTCGTGTTCGAGCACGCCAGCGCCCTGGGAAGCGCCCCGGCGCACAGCCTGTTCGAGCGGGTGCGGATCGGGCGCAAGGACC harbors:
- the cas7c gene encoding type I-C CRISPR-associated protein Cas7/Csd2, translated to MNPIDRRYDFVLLFDIVNGNPNGDPDAGNSPRIDPETGLGLVSDVCLKRKVRNFICLAQREADGSPKAGYDIYVKEKAVLNQQHQRAYDALGLKPDAKGKDKASMISDTRAWMCQTFFDIRMFGAVMTTGINCGQVRGPVQIAFSRSVDPITPLEQSITRMAVTTEAEAEAQSGDNRTMGRKEIVPYGLYVAHGFVSPFLAADTGFSDADLQLLWTALMNMFELDRSAARGEMSARKLVVFEHASALGSAPAHSLFERVRIGRKDLTRPARAYSDYTVTVDRENPPAGITITEIL